One genomic segment of Bacteroides caccae includes these proteins:
- a CDS encoding MFS transporter: protein MTTPTLKRDPWSWIPTLYFAEGLPYVAVMTIAVIMYKRLGLSNTEIALYTSWLYLPWTIKPLWSPFVDLIKTKRAWIITMQGFISAGFAGIAFFIPTTHYVQFTLAFFWLLAFSSATHDIAADGFYMLGLNNKEQSFFVGLRNTFYRFASIFGQGVLVMLAGWLETLQNNVPLAWSITFYLMAGLFLALTIYHRFMLPYPDSDVKREGLTPSKLLEDFFKTFVSFFQKKHIGLMFFFLLTYRLGESQLAKIASPFLLDSIEKGGLALSTTTVGMIYGTIGVAALLFGGIISGLLVSQDGFKKWILPMALAINLPDLLYIWLAAATPDNLILISICVAIEQLGYGFGFTAYMLYLIYIAEGEHKTAHYAIGTGFMALGMMIPGMPAGWIQEHIGYTSFFIWVCICTIPGIIASLMIRNRLDDSFGKKQ from the coding sequence ATGACAACGCCAACCCTGAAAAGAGACCCTTGGAGCTGGATTCCAACCCTCTACTTTGCAGAAGGACTTCCCTATGTAGCAGTAATGACAATCGCTGTCATCATGTATAAACGTCTGGGGTTATCGAATACAGAAATAGCTCTTTACACCTCCTGGCTTTACCTGCCGTGGACTATCAAGCCCTTATGGAGCCCGTTCGTTGATCTGATTAAAACGAAACGAGCCTGGATTATTACCATGCAAGGATTTATCTCAGCCGGATTTGCCGGTATTGCCTTTTTCATCCCGACAACACACTACGTACAATTCACCCTGGCTTTTTTCTGGCTGCTGGCATTCAGTTCCGCCACTCATGACATTGCAGCAGACGGTTTTTATATGCTCGGACTCAATAACAAGGAACAATCCTTCTTTGTAGGTCTTCGGAATACGTTCTACCGGTTTGCCAGTATTTTCGGTCAAGGAGTTCTTGTGATGTTGGCGGGTTGGCTGGAAACATTACAAAATAATGTACCTCTGGCATGGAGCATTACTTTCTATCTTATGGCAGGACTATTTTTGGCACTCACTATCTATCATCGTTTCATGCTCCCTTATCCCGATTCCGACGTCAAACGGGAAGGCCTGACACCCAGCAAACTGCTAGAAGACTTCTTTAAAACTTTTGTCTCTTTTTTCCAGAAGAAACATATAGGTCTTATGTTCTTTTTCCTGCTCACCTACCGACTGGGCGAATCTCAATTAGCCAAAATCGCCTCACCTTTCCTTCTGGATAGTATCGAAAAAGGAGGATTGGCTCTATCTACAACAACAGTCGGAATGATTTATGGCACCATAGGCGTTGCAGCTCTCTTATTCGGTGGAATCATCAGCGGTTTGCTCGTTTCCCAAGACGGATTCAAAAAATGGATATTACCCATGGCATTAGCGATTAATCTCCCCGACCTGTTATATATCTGGTTGGCAGCAGCAACCCCAGATAACCTCATTCTAATATCTATTTGTGTCGCCATTGAGCAGCTAGGCTACGGTTTTGGTTTCACTGCCTATATGCTTTATCTGATTTATATTGCGGAAGGCGAGCACAAGACTGCTCATTATGCTATCGGAACCGGATTTATGGCATTGGGCATGATGATTCCGGGAATGCCCGCAGGCTGGATACAGGAACACATCGGATATACCAGTTTCTTTATCTGGGTCTGTATTTGCACCATACCCGGCATTATAGCCTCATTGATGATTCGCAAT